In Prosthecodimorpha staleyi, the DNA window CGAAGCGGCCGGCATTGGCCTTCTTGGCGAGCGGCACGGTGCCGGCCTCCAGGTAGGGCAGCGAGAAGGCGGCGACGCGCGCGCGGCCCATGGCCACCGACGCGCCGGAGAAGATGTCGTAGCGGTTGGCCGCAATGCCGGCGACCAGCGTCGCCCAGTCGGTCTGCACCCATTCGACGGTGACGCCGAGATCCTTGGCGAACAGGGTCATGGCCTCGATGTCGAAGCCCGTATAGGTGTTCGAGCCCGGATCGCGGAACGACATCGGATTGAAGTCGCCGGTGGTGCCGACGCGCAGCGATCCCCGCTTCAGGACGTCGGCGAGCCGGTTGTTGCCGGTCGGCATGGGCGGCGGCGGGGCCGCCTGGGCTTGGACCGCGGCGGGGGCCAGCGCTGCGGCGGCACCGGCCAGAACAAGGGATTTCGCAAGGTCGCGTCGCTTCATGGTTCACTCCGCCCGTTCGGATGTGGCTGGAAAGGTGGGCCCGCCGGCCGCCCGGCACCGGCCGGGTCTCGTTGCGGCGAAACGTCTGTGAGCTTGCCGGCCCGGTCGATCGATCGGGATCCGGTCATCGCCGCTCCGCCTGAACGGAGAGGAAGCGCAATTTGGGGCTCAGCACCTTCTGGATGCCGTAGCGGATCTCCGCGTCCAGGCAAACGGAATCGCCGGCGCCGAGCCGCATTTCCTGATTGCCGTAACGATAGATCGCCTCGCCCTCGAGAACATAGATGAAAACGCAGCCGTGGCCGGTATAGGTCGGCGGTGCGGCCGCCTCGTTGCGCTCGATCGTGACGATGACGCTTTCGAACTGCAGGTCGCGGCGGCGGTGGAATCCGAGCATCACGAATTCATGCTCGTGCTCGCCGAGAATGCGTCGCGAGCGCAGCCCCTCCCCGCCC includes these proteins:
- a CDS encoding transporter substrate-binding domain-containing protein; its protein translation is MKRRDLAKSLVLAGAAAALAPAAVQAQAAPPPPMPTGNNRLADVLKRGSLRVGTTGDFNPMSFRDPGSNTYTGFDIEAMTLFAKDLGVTVEWVQTDWATLVAGIAANRYDIFSGASVAMGRARVAAFSLPYLEAGTVPLAKKANAGRFATWESINAEGVRVAVSLGTVFHDQAKAHFPKATIAAVQTPATGYQEVLADRADVTITSNVEASTLIKRFDQLAILVKGAEMRNRRPFAYVVPQDDVTWLNTINTWVSLKRIEGYFAALEAKWLPAG
- a CDS encoding helix-turn-helix domain-containing protein, translated to MSTAEVTMTDAETGEEGPPGWEGPATSVNAAVGRTLRELRELKGITARDLAQRAGVSAAMVSRIETGQVSPSLSVLEMIAGALEVPIAGLFRDTGSAVADFTLVRGGEGLRSRRILGEHEHEFVMLGFHRRRDLQFESVIVTIERNEAAAPPTYTGHGCVFIYVLEGEAIYRYGNQEMRLGAGDSVCLDAEIRYGIQKVLSPKLRFLSVQAERR